The Homalodisca vitripennis isolate AUS2020 unplaced genomic scaffold, UT_GWSS_2.1 ScUCBcl_4992;HRSCAF=11488, whole genome shotgun sequence region CGGTTACGTTCTGGAGAGAACCGCCTTTCATGAGGTACTTAAAGAGGTACTTGATTACGCGACGAGTAGAAGCAAGCTCCAAGTTTATGTGCGCCTCGTATTTGAGCAGTAATGCGGAATTGTACGGAACGACCCAGCCATCATGCACTTTGATCTGTCTCCTCCGTGATGTGATAAAGCCTTCGTTTGTGTAGTCTCGTTTGTATTGGACGAACCCCCTCTCGTCCACGTGGGTGGTTTGGCAGGCAGGCTTGGGGTAGAACTTGTTGCAGTGCCCCTTTGCAgagtcccagcacaggaagtcggtgcggtgGTCAGTACCACATGGACCATGAATCATGTGTTTcagcaccaacttcctgagtcttccagcGGCTTCCTCCTCCGAAGGGATGTCTGCGCGTATTACGGAGTCAATGTCACGTGCCTGTACCGGTCCATCGccgtcaattttaaacacaatgtgggcatgaggaaggcccctcatttgcatttcaatGACATAGACGATGTAAACCGGACGGCTAAACATTGCTCCGCTGCGCAGATCTCGGAGGAGTTCGCCAAGTTTAATCTGGAAGATTCTGCAGG contains the following coding sequences:
- the LOC124373177 gene encoding uncharacterized protein LOC124373177 — encoded protein: MIHGPCGTDHRTDFLCWDSAKGHCNKFYPKPACQTTHVDERGFVQYKRDYTNEGFITSRRRQIKVHDGWVVPYNSALLLKYEAHINLELASTRRVIKYLFKYLMKGGSLQNVTVTPLGKQEDEVEHYVTKRMVGASDASWRLLDFPVSKLEPTV